A region from the Colwellia sp. PAMC 21821 genome encodes:
- the tusB gene encoding sulfurtransferase complex subunit TusB, protein MAMLHIIRSSGYSSNALAQCLDMVLPQDRILLMDDGCYNLSHKLLLDTLEKKPELSVYFISLHANARAQISTNSVFIATTLTEVVTLLFKHDNSITWS, encoded by the coding sequence ATGGCAATGCTACATATTATTAGAAGTTCAGGTTATAGCAGCAATGCATTAGCACAATGCCTTGATATGGTTTTGCCGCAAGACCGTATATTATTGATGGATGATGGTTGTTATAATTTAAGTCATAAGTTGTTACTCGATACGCTAGAAAAAAAACCTGAACTTAGCGTTTATTTTATTAGCCTTCACGCTAATGCACGAGCACAAATTAGTACCAATAGTGTATTTATAGCAACCACATTAACCGAAGTAGTCACACTACTTTTTAAACACGACAATTCAATTACTTGGTCATGA
- a CDS encoding DNA-3-methyladenine glycosylase I: protein MSEKNLCRCPWLDTTKADYVAYHDDEWGVPVYDDRKLFEYLTLESAQAGLSWYTILKRRDGYRAAFDNFDVKKVALFSDDKVEELVLNSAIIRHRGKIIAAINNAKLFIDIQSEFGSFSNYMWGFVDHKTIVNHWAELGDYPATSKESDAWSKDLKKRGFKFVGSTICYAHMQACGMVNDHSNGCYKRSQIIDEFQQV from the coding sequence GTGAGTGAAAAAAATCTTTGTCGCTGCCCATGGTTAGATACGACAAAAGCCGATTACGTTGCATATCATGATGACGAATGGGGAGTGCCTGTTTACGATGATCGAAAGCTTTTTGAATATTTAACCCTCGAATCAGCGCAAGCAGGTTTAAGTTGGTACACTATTTTAAAGCGTCGTGATGGCTACCGAGCAGCATTTGACAATTTTGACGTTAAAAAAGTTGCCCTCTTTAGTGATGATAAAGTTGAAGAGCTAGTACTTAATAGCGCTATTATTCGCCATCGAGGTAAAATTATTGCTGCTATCAATAATGCTAAACTATTTATCGACATTCAAAGTGAGTTTGGCAGCTTCAGTAATTATATGTGGGGCTTTGTTGACCATAAAACTATTGTTAATCATTGGGCTGAACTGGGCGACTACCCTGCCACATCTAAAGAATCTGATGCTTGGAGTAAAGACTTAAAAAAACGTGGTTTTAAATTTGTTGGTTCAACCATTTGTTATGCGCATATGCAAGCATGTGGCATGGTTAACGATCACAGTAATGGCTGTTACAAACGCTCACAAATTATTGATGAGTTTCAACAAGTTTAA
- a CDS encoding DEAD/DEAH box helicase produces MSEFKEFSLLTSIIDRVSLKGYKQPTPIQKACIPALINGSDFLGIAQTGTGKTAAFSLPIINNFGRNIIDIKAKSTRSLILTPTRELASQIMQNIDDYSKGLGLKTKVVYGGVGRQAQVDAIALGLDILVATPGRLLDLIETGDINFEALEVFVLDEADTMLDMGFFNDVQSIISKLPKQRQTLLFSATMPAEIELLAEAILTEPTKVQIAAQTVTIDLVNQSVYHLEKSNKVPLLFNILTKADYEKVLIFCKTKYGADIIVKELEKASITAASLHSGKTQAVREEALQNFKDSNLRVLVATDVAARGIDVDNITLVINYNLPEDPRNYIHRIGRTARAGKSGMAISFAVENDIRQLTNIESSIGQVIPVVTDQPFHKEFSKAPIQNKKKKPVKKTNRPRAKRK; encoded by the coding sequence ATGTCAGAATTTAAAGAATTTTCACTTTTAACGTCAATTATTGACCGTGTTAGTCTTAAAGGCTATAAACAACCCACACCGATCCAAAAAGCATGTATTCCAGCCCTTATTAATGGCAGTGACTTTCTGGGTATAGCCCAAACGGGAACAGGAAAAACCGCCGCCTTTTCATTGCCTATTATCAATAATTTTGGGCGAAACATCATAGATATCAAAGCTAAGAGCACGCGTTCACTCATACTAACGCCTACGAGAGAGCTTGCTTCGCAAATAATGCAAAATATTGATGACTACTCTAAGGGTTTAGGGCTTAAGACTAAGGTTGTTTATGGTGGCGTAGGAAGACAAGCGCAAGTTGACGCTATAGCGCTTGGACTTGATATTTTAGTGGCCACCCCTGGTAGATTATTGGATTTAATTGAAACGGGTGATATAAATTTTGAGGCGTTAGAAGTATTCGTGTTAGATGAAGCAGACACAATGCTTGATATGGGGTTCTTTAACGATGTTCAAAGCATCATATCTAAACTGCCAAAGCAGCGACAAACACTGTTATTTTCAGCCACTATGCCAGCTGAAATAGAGCTACTTGCAGAAGCTATATTAACCGAACCAACCAAAGTTCAAATTGCTGCGCAAACGGTTACCATCGACTTGGTTAATCAAAGTGTATACCACCTTGAAAAATCGAATAAAGTACCTTTGCTATTTAATATCCTGACAAAAGCTGACTATGAAAAAGTGCTCATCTTTTGTAAAACAAAGTATGGCGCTGACATCATTGTTAAAGAGCTAGAAAAAGCATCAATAACTGCCGCTAGCCTTCACAGTGGAAAAACACAAGCAGTTAGGGAAGAAGCCTTACAAAACTTTAAAGACTCTAATTTAAGAGTATTAGTTGCAACTGATGTTGCTGCTCGTGGCATTGATGTTGATAATATTACTTTAGTTATTAACTATAACCTTCCTGAAGATCCAAGAAACTACATACACCGTATTGGGCGAACTGCTCGTGCCGGGAAAAGTGGCATGGCCATTTCCTTTGCTGTAGAAAATGATATAAGGCAATTAACTAATATTGAAAGCAGCATAGGGCAAGTTATTCCTGTTGTTACAGATCAGCCCTTCCATAAAGAGTTTTCAAAAGCGCCTATACAAAACAAGAAAAAGAAACCGGTGAAAAAAACTAATAGACCTAGAGCAAAGAGAAAATAG
- the tusC gene encoding sulfurtransferase complex subunit TusC — translation MSDNKQRDKTIAILNTQAPFSSAAGKEALDAALIFGSYEQATSLFFLGDGVFQVIGDQKASAIGIKDYLKTFSALEFYDIENIYVCQQSLVERNLSENFHISNIQVLSNEAFSQRLHQHNVIYRF, via the coding sequence ATGTCAGATAATAAACAACGTGACAAAACTATCGCTATTCTCAACACACAAGCGCCCTTTTCAAGCGCCGCCGGTAAAGAAGCCCTAGACGCCGCATTAATATTTGGCTCATACGAACAAGCTACATCGCTGTTTTTTTTAGGTGATGGTGTATTTCAGGTGATCGGGGATCAAAAAGCTTCAGCCATAGGTATTAAAGATTACTTAAAAACATTTTCAGCATTAGAATTTTATGATATTGAAAACATCTATGTTTGCCAACAGTCTTTAGTTGAGAGAAACTTATCTGAAAATTTTCATATCAGCAATATACAGGTATTATCAAACGAGGCTTTTAGTCAACGCTTACATCAGCACAACGTGATTTACAGGTTTTAA
- a CDS encoding TonB-dependent receptor, which produces MNAAEALDQLADISGYSLLYPFGDSIIVQTNPLFGTYSLPDALAKILLNTPINAIATEKRVIAVSSTLTDYDSYSEHFNTKLLLKIELNRQFNDILNLNVNVPSITFQNTAELKSKNSHNEIEAERIQIIGSRRTNRSPRDALAPLDIINKQDLKTRSNSDIISTLSSVIPSYNSTQEAISDAGTLVRPANLRGLPTDSILILVNGKRRHRSGVIYEYISGLNVGAHGVDLEPIPSIALKSVEVLRDGAAAQYGSDAIAGVINFRLENSADVNRIEMRTGQYYQGDGTKFELSGMLGTHFSKSGTANFSFEFSESDATSRGIQDPAVQSLIASGINKNDIQDPVVIWGAPEITNNIKLVGNIEMDIADNSDYKQLYLFGNWAQRTVDGSFFYRHPNTRAGIFTNPNDGTRLFFDMTHNNSGNCPAPTVPGSTGDAEALASVFSNVNCFAFNERFPGGFTPRFSGKINDSSIVGGFRGSIDNNSAELTYDISLAIGRNYIDYGLRNSVNASLGENSPSIFELGSQIQTERIFNTDFTYPVDVGFESELNIAFGFQNHFEQFEVVAGDSASYEIGTFSSNGEAIGSNGFPGFSPDTAGKNDRKSNAVYLDMETDITDKFSISLAIRYEDIGAIGNSFDGKLSARLQVTDEIALRSTISSGFRAPTVAQSTLQRISTSNSIVNGRVVQQRSQLVSALSPIATARSGGELEPETASSFSFGVLSEIGPLNITLDYFYIEVDDRLSLFSSEIVASDAPLLAASEINSNVTNIQYYTNDFNSTTQGVDLVVSLPFKLIGENDYLSLAFNFTDTQLEVTNPKSPITDINVLREREEGIPKTRSVLTYSFSQENISAMVRINYYGSFYNAQFNDVSLIEKVSPLIITDLEFSYDITDNLVVALGAKNVFDVFPKEYSQGRTSGFLGAIYPLNTPAGFNGGHYYLRMGWDF; this is translated from the coding sequence ATGAATGCTGCTGAAGCTTTAGACCAATTGGCAGATATATCTGGATATTCACTTTTATATCCATTTGGTGATTCTATTATCGTACAAACCAATCCGCTATTTGGCACTTATTCACTTCCCGATGCCTTAGCAAAAATTCTTTTAAATACCCCGATTAATGCTATTGCCACCGAAAAACGTGTAATTGCAGTATCTTCAACATTGACCGATTACGACAGTTACTCAGAGCACTTTAACACCAAGTTACTGTTGAAAATTGAATTAAATCGACAATTTAACGATATTTTGAACCTAAATGTTAATGTACCGTCAATTACCTTTCAAAATACAGCTGAATTAAAATCAAAAAATTCACATAATGAAATTGAAGCAGAACGAATTCAAATTATAGGTTCTCGCCGAACAAATCGCTCACCTAGAGATGCATTAGCGCCTTTAGATATAATTAATAAGCAAGATTTAAAAACGCGCAGTAATAGCGATATTATTTCTACGCTATCAAGTGTTATTCCCTCATATAACTCAACGCAGGAAGCAATAAGTGATGCTGGTACTTTGGTAAGGCCGGCTAATCTTAGAGGCTTGCCCACCGACAGTATATTAATATTAGTGAATGGTAAACGCCGTCACCGCAGTGGTGTTATTTATGAATATATATCAGGATTAAATGTTGGTGCCCATGGCGTAGATTTAGAACCTATTCCGAGTATTGCACTTAAAAGTGTAGAGGTTTTAAGAGATGGCGCTGCCGCTCAATATGGCTCTGACGCCATCGCCGGTGTTATTAATTTTCGTTTAGAAAACAGTGCAGATGTTAACCGTATTGAAATGCGAACAGGTCAATACTATCAAGGCGATGGCACTAAGTTTGAACTGTCAGGTATGCTAGGCACACACTTTTCTAAAAGTGGAACGGCCAACTTTTCATTTGAATTTTCAGAAAGTGATGCCACATCTCGCGGGATACAAGATCCTGCAGTTCAGAGCTTAATTGCTAGTGGTATTAATAAAAATGATATTCAAGACCCTGTTGTTATATGGGGTGCTCCTGAAATTACTAACAATATAAAGCTAGTGGGTAATATTGAAATGGATATTGCCGATAATAGTGATTATAAACAGCTTTATCTTTTTGGTAACTGGGCACAACGCACTGTTGATGGTAGTTTTTTTTATCGCCACCCAAATACACGTGCAGGTATATTTACCAACCCCAATGATGGTACTCGCCTATTTTTTGACATGACTCATAATAATTCAGGTAACTGTCCTGCGCCTACAGTTCCAGGAAGTACAGGAGATGCTGAAGCTTTAGCATCCGTTTTTAGCAATGTTAATTGCTTTGCTTTTAATGAACGTTTTCCTGGTGGATTTACGCCAAGGTTTAGCGGAAAAATAAATGATAGCAGTATAGTTGGTGGCTTTCGAGGCTCGATAGATAACAATAGTGCTGAATTAACCTATGATATCAGTCTGGCAATCGGTAGAAATTATATTGATTACGGCTTACGTAATAGCGTAAATGCATCATTAGGTGAAAACTCACCTAGTATCTTCGAATTGGGCTCACAAATTCAAACTGAACGGATATTTAATACAGATTTTACCTATCCCGTTGACGTTGGTTTTGAATCGGAGTTGAATATAGCCTTTGGTTTTCAAAATCATTTCGAACAATTTGAAGTCGTTGCGGGAGATAGCGCATCTTATGAAATAGGTACTTTTTCTAGCAATGGTGAAGCAATAGGCTCGAATGGGTTTCCAGGATTTTCTCCCGATACAGCTGGCAAGAATGACCGTAAATCGAACGCCGTATATTTAGATATGGAAACCGACATCACTGATAAATTCTCAATATCACTTGCAATACGATATGAGGATATAGGCGCAATAGGTAATAGTTTTGATGGAAAGCTTTCAGCTCGGTTACAAGTAACTGATGAAATTGCATTACGTTCGACAATTAGTTCAGGATTTCGAGCTCCTACAGTGGCACAATCTACGCTGCAGCGGATATCAACCTCAAACTCAATTGTAAATGGTAGAGTTGTACAGCAAAGATCACAATTGGTCAGTGCTTTAAGCCCTATTGCTACCGCTCGCTCTGGAGGAGAACTTGAACCAGAAACGGCATCAAGCTTTAGTTTTGGCGTTCTATCAGAGATAGGGCCACTTAATATTACTTTAGATTATTTTTATATTGAAGTGGATGATCGGCTATCATTATTCTCCAGTGAGATAGTGGCAAGTGACGCACCATTATTAGCTGCCTCTGAAATTAATTCGAATGTAACCAATATTCAATACTATACTAATGATTTTAATTCAACGACTCAAGGTGTTGATTTAGTTGTAAGTTTACCATTTAAACTTATTGGAGAAAATGATTATTTATCATTAGCCTTTAATTTTACAGACACACAACTAGAGGTAACCAACCCTAAAAGTCCTATTACAGATATTAATGTGCTTAGAGAGCGAGAGGAAGGAATACCGAAAACGCGCTCGGTATTAACTTACTCTTTTTCTCAAGAAAATATTAGTGCAATGGTTCGTATTAATTACTATGGTAGTTTTTACAACGCACAATTTAATGACGTATCTCTCATTGAAAAAGTTAGCCCTCTGATTATTACTGACCTAGAGTTCTCCTATGATATTACAGATAATTTAGTTGTTGCTTTAGGTGCAAAAAATGTCTTTGATGTTTTTCCAAAGGAGTACAGTCAAGGCCGTACTTCTGGATTTTTAGGTGCCATATATCCATTAAACACCCCTGCTGGATTTAACGGCGGTCATTACTATCTGCGTATGGGATGGGATTTCTAA
- a CDS encoding TonB-dependent receptor — MSSTFKLGTLALAVNIALVSAPSFAAENDVSKVKKEQIERIAVVGSRGAPRSVDDSPVPIDLIGSEELERSGNTDMLELLKGTVPSFNVQSNPISDAASLVKPANLRGLSSDSTLILVNGKRRHRASVIALLGGGINDGAQGPDISVIPTSALKQVEVLRDGAAAQYGSDAIAGVMNFVLKDDADGGSLTVRHGSYYEGDGDTTEVSGNIGMALTDDGFANLSFQYKNADATSRSEQRPDAQGFIDAGNTNVEPLAQVWGSPEVNDDITIFGNFGLDIGNDREIYMFGNFSERDVRGGFYYRNPHNRGGVYSNDDGATLLIGDLAQAGGAERTCQPVNVTTGNVLTQPDYIANVANNDNCFSFNELAPGGFTPNFGGNIVDTSITMGTRGQIDDTLSYDVSGSVGRNESSYVIYNTLNASLGPETPRDFNPGNHVQLEKFFNIDLVKELEVGLDLPLIIAGGYEYHQETFEVTAGDTESFTAGPYTDQGFSIGSNGFPGFKPSSAGSFSRQNYALYLDVEAQYTEDFLMGYALRFEDYSTFGNTTNYKVTAQYNVTDDFSLRGSVSSGFRAPTVGQANYSNVQTSLDDGILVDSALLAASNPVAVQLGATELSPEESESLSLGAVWEIEGVHFTLDYYNIEVTDRVSQSAKVNLSPADKVKLKADGVPNVDSIQQVSFFTNDFDTTTQGIDFVANYSTSLLNGDTTFGLAYNWNETTVDKFSAVTGDFKVSRLENDLPNHRATLTWSQSWDDVSMFTRANYYGEYQGVHADSSGLSKDADAAVTIDVEVSYHVMEDFKVSIGAQNLLDQDAEELDFGPDTPNNLLGGKYYETSPFGFNGGFYYVKATYNF, encoded by the coding sequence ATGTCATCAACATTTAAATTAGGTACTTTAGCTTTAGCGGTAAATATTGCTTTGGTTTCTGCACCATCATTTGCTGCAGAAAACGATGTAAGCAAAGTAAAAAAAGAACAAATTGAACGCATCGCTGTCGTAGGCTCTCGTGGTGCACCTCGCTCAGTAGACGATTCGCCAGTACCTATTGATTTAATTGGCTCTGAAGAGCTAGAAAGATCGGGTAACACCGATATGCTTGAATTGTTAAAAGGTACTGTGCCTTCATTTAACGTGCAAAGTAACCCAATTTCAGATGCCGCCAGCTTAGTTAAACCTGCTAACCTCCGTGGTCTTTCTTCTGACAGTACGTTAATACTTGTAAACGGCAAACGCCGTCACCGTGCTTCTGTTATCGCCTTGTTAGGTGGTGGTATTAATGATGGTGCACAAGGTCCAGATATTTCAGTCATTCCTACTTCTGCGCTTAAGCAAGTTGAAGTATTACGTGACGGTGCTGCAGCACAATATGGCTCAGATGCTATTGCGGGTGTAATGAACTTTGTTTTAAAAGATGATGCCGACGGTGGGTCTTTAACTGTGCGTCATGGTTCATATTATGAAGGTGACGGCGATACTACCGAAGTGTCTGGTAATATTGGTATGGCACTGACTGATGATGGTTTTGCTAACCTAAGTTTTCAATATAAAAATGCCGATGCTACTAGCCGAAGTGAACAACGTCCTGACGCTCAAGGATTTATTGATGCAGGCAACACAAATGTTGAACCACTAGCACAAGTTTGGGGTTCTCCAGAAGTTAATGATGACATCACTATTTTTGGTAATTTCGGTTTAGATATTGGTAACGACCGTGAAATTTATATGTTTGGTAACTTCTCTGAACGTGATGTTCGTGGTGGTTTCTATTATCGTAATCCTCATAACCGTGGTGGCGTTTATTCGAACGACGATGGTGCTACATTACTGATTGGCGATCTTGCGCAAGCGGGTGGCGCTGAAAGAACATGTCAGCCTGTGAATGTCACTACAGGTAACGTGTTAACTCAACCTGACTATATTGCTAACGTAGCCAACAACGATAATTGTTTTTCATTCAACGAACTGGCACCAGGCGGATTTACACCTAACTTTGGTGGCAACATTGTTGATACTTCAATAACAATGGGTACTCGTGGTCAAATTGATGATACGTTGTCATATGACGTCAGTGGCTCTGTAGGTCGTAACGAATCAAGCTATGTTATCTACAACACGTTAAATGCATCATTAGGTCCAGAAACACCACGTGATTTTAATCCAGGTAACCATGTTCAACTTGAGAAATTCTTTAATATCGATTTAGTTAAAGAACTTGAAGTTGGATTGGACTTACCATTAATTATTGCGGGTGGTTATGAATACCATCAAGAAACGTTTGAAGTTACCGCAGGTGATACTGAATCGTTTACTGCAGGTCCATATACAGACCAAGGCTTTAGTATTGGTTCTAATGGTTTTCCGGGTTTTAAACCATCATCAGCTGGTTCGTTTTCTCGTCAAAACTATGCGCTTTATCTTGATGTTGAAGCACAATACACTGAAGACTTCTTAATGGGTTACGCGTTACGATTTGAAGATTACAGTACTTTTGGTAACACCACTAATTATAAAGTAACAGCACAATATAATGTGACAGATGACTTTTCATTACGTGGCTCTGTAAGTTCAGGCTTCCGTGCACCAACCGTTGGTCAAGCTAACTACTCAAATGTACAAACTTCTCTTGATGATGGCATCTTAGTTGATTCTGCGTTATTAGCAGCGTCTAACCCTGTAGCCGTTCAATTAGGTGCAACCGAATTATCACCTGAAGAGTCAGAGAGTCTTTCATTGGGTGCAGTTTGGGAAATAGAGGGTGTGCATTTCACACTTGATTACTACAACATTGAAGTTACTGACCGTGTTTCACAGTCTGCTAAAGTTAATTTATCGCCTGCTGATAAAGTAAAATTAAAAGCTGATGGAGTACCAAACGTAGACTCAATTCAACAGGTAAGTTTCTTTACAAATGATTTTGATACTACAACTCAAGGTATCGATTTTGTTGCTAACTACTCTACTTCATTACTAAACGGTGATACTACATTCGGTTTAGCTTATAACTGGAATGAAACCACTGTTGATAAATTCTCTGCCGTAACCGGTGACTTTAAAGTATCTCGTTTAGAAAATGATTTACCTAACCATCGTGCAACCTTAACGTGGTCACAAAGCTGGGATGACGTTAGTATGTTTACGCGTGCAAACTACTATGGCGAATACCAAGGTGTTCATGCTGATTCTAGCGGGTTAAGTAAAGACGCAGATGCTGCGGTAACAATTGATGTTGAAGTTAGCTACCATGTAATGGAAGACTTTAAAGTAAGTATTGGTGCACAAAACCTACTAGACCAAGATGCTGAAGAATTAGATTTTGGACCTGATACACCAAATAACCTGCTTGGTGGTAAGTACTATGAAACATCTCCATTTGGCTTTAATGGTGGTTTCTACTACGTAAAAGCAACATATAACTTCTAA
- the tusD gene encoding sulfurtransferase complex subunit TusD — protein MQNTLALVVTTPPNSNLTTTAIELVQAAIESGVSIVGVFFYQDGVLNAAKHLSIPSDEYQTLKQWQYINKDYSVPLYLCITAAEKRGLTDELNHIELSNIDQAFTVSGLGELVELTSKAERVVQL, from the coding sequence ATGCAAAACACATTAGCTTTGGTGGTAACCACTCCGCCTAACAGCAACTTAACAACAACCGCCATTGAGCTTGTGCAAGCGGCGATTGAAAGTGGTGTCAGTATTGTGGGTGTGTTCTTTTATCAAGACGGCGTGTTAAATGCGGCTAAGCATTTGTCCATTCCAAGTGATGAATATCAAACATTAAAGCAATGGCAATATATCAACAAAGATTACAGTGTGCCTTTATATTTATGTATTACCGCAGCGGAAAAGCGTGGGTTAACTGACGAACTTAATCATATCGAGCTTTCAAACATCGACCAGGCTTTTACAGTTTCAGGTTTAGGTGAGTTAGTTGAACTTACCAGTAAAGCCGAACGTGTGGTGCAATTATAA
- a CDS encoding glyceraldehyde-3-phosphate dehydrogenase, which yields MTSHLEEQYQTSWQERQTFAENMQPITGQLFRNKGIEISIYGRPLVNASAIDIIKAHRSVALHEENKLRLRESFPFLQALAKMDLAPARIDVGKLAYRYLFKGEANGLSIEQFLEKELATIISKGSDIQETKDVVLYGFGRIGRLLARLLIERAGPNAKLNLRAIVIRPGKEDDLEKRASLLRRDSVHGAFNGSITIDKENNVIKANGAFIKIIYAKSPSEIDYTAYGINNALVVDNTGIWSDEEGLGQHLQSKGVAKVLLTAPAKGDIKNIVFGVNDDMILADDKIISAASCTTNAITPVLKALNDEFGIRNGHVETVHSYTNDQNLIDNYHPSPRRGRSAPLNMVISTTGAAKAVAKALPELKGLLTGNAIRVPTPNVSMAIMNLNLKKETDKASLNDYLRKISLNSKLQNQVDYTASTEIVSTDLVGSRYAGVVDSQATIVDGDRAVLYVWYDNEFGYSCQVVRVMLAMADINVPTLPLT from the coding sequence ATGACTTCTCATCTTGAGGAACAATATCAAACTAGTTGGCAAGAGCGCCAAACGTTCGCTGAAAACATGCAGCCGATCACCGGGCAATTATTTAGAAATAAAGGAATCGAAATTTCTATTTATGGCCGTCCACTAGTTAATGCTTCTGCTATCGACATTATTAAAGCGCATAGATCAGTGGCTTTACACGAAGAAAATAAATTGCGTTTACGCGAAAGTTTCCCATTTTTACAAGCGTTGGCAAAAATGGATTTAGCGCCTGCCCGTATTGATGTTGGTAAATTAGCTTATCGTTACTTATTCAAAGGTGAAGCTAATGGTTTGTCAATTGAACAGTTTTTAGAAAAAGAATTAGCGACAATTATCTCTAAAGGCAGCGACATCCAAGAAACTAAAGACGTTGTACTTTACGGTTTTGGTCGTATTGGTCGTTTATTAGCACGTTTGTTAATAGAACGTGCAGGCCCTAATGCTAAATTAAACTTACGTGCGATTGTTATCCGTCCAGGTAAAGAAGATGATTTAGAGAAACGTGCTAGTTTATTGCGTCGTGATTCAGTCCATGGTGCTTTTAATGGCAGTATTACCATTGATAAAGAAAATAATGTCATTAAAGCGAATGGCGCTTTTATAAAAATTATTTATGCTAAATCACCATCTGAAATTGATTACACGGCTTACGGTATCAATAATGCGTTAGTTGTAGATAACACTGGTATTTGGAGTGATGAAGAAGGTTTAGGTCAGCATCTACAATCTAAAGGCGTTGCTAAAGTATTACTAACAGCACCGGCTAAAGGCGATATTAAAAACATCGTATTCGGCGTAAACGACGACATGATTTTAGCCGATGACAAAATAATTTCTGCGGCAAGTTGTACAACGAACGCGATTACACCTGTGCTTAAAGCATTAAATGATGAGTTTGGTATTCGCAACGGTCATGTTGAAACTGTTCATTCATATACTAACGATCAAAACTTAATTGATAACTACCATCCTTCGCCACGTCGCGGTCGTAGTGCGCCACTAAATATGGTTATCAGTACTACAGGTGCTGCTAAAGCCGTAGCTAAAGCACTGCCAGAATTGAAAGGTTTGTTAACAGGTAATGCTATTCGTGTTCCTACGCCAAATGTATCAATGGCGATCATGAACTTGAATTTGAAAAAAGAGACTGACAAAGCATCTTTGAATGACTACTTACGTAAAATTTCTTTGAATTCTAAACTACAAAACCAAGTAGATTACACCGCATCTACTGAAATTGTATCAACTGACTTAGTGGGTTCACGTTACGCAGGTGTAGTTGATTCACAAGCAACAATTGTTGACGGTGATCGCGCTGTACTTTACGTATGGTACGATAATGAGTTTGGTTACAGTTGTCAGGTTGTTCGTGTGATGTTAGCAATGGCTGATATTAACGTACCAACATTGCCATTAACATAA
- a CDS encoding Bax inhibitor-1/YccA family protein produces MQSNISVNASRSSAIEINKVLKNTYMLLSMTLAFSAVTAGVSMAMGLSHMAALVMTLVSFGLLFVVNKNADKASGIFWIFAFTGLMGASLGPMLNYYAAMPNGASMIMQALGGTALIFFALSGYALTSKKDFSFMGGFLMVGLIVAVIAMVANIFFQIPALSLAISAAVIMIMSGLILYDTSRIIHGGETNYIRATVSLYLNIYNIFVHLLSLLGVLGGDD; encoded by the coding sequence ATGCAATCAAATATTAGTGTAAATGCTAGTAGAAGTTCAGCGATTGAGATTAACAAGGTTTTGAAAAATACCTATATGTTACTTTCAATGACTTTGGCGTTTAGTGCCGTAACTGCTGGTGTTTCTATGGCGATGGGCTTGTCTCATATGGCTGCCTTAGTAATGACATTAGTTTCATTCGGTTTATTATTTGTTGTAAATAAAAATGCCGATAAAGCGAGTGGTATTTTTTGGATTTTTGCCTTCACCGGCTTAATGGGTGCATCTTTAGGCCCTATGCTTAACTATTATGCTGCAATGCCAAACGGCGCTTCTATGATTATGCAAGCATTAGGCGGAACGGCATTAATTTTCTTTGCTCTTTCTGGTTACGCATTAACTAGCAAAAAAGACTTCTCATTCATGGGTGGTTTTTTAATGGTCGGTTTAATCGTTGCAGTAATTGCAATGGTAGCAAACATATTCTTCCAAATTCCAGCGCTGTCATTAGCTATTAGTGCTGCAGTTATTATGATTATGTCAGGTTTGATTTTATATGATACAAGCCGCATTATTCATGGTGGTGAAACAAACTACATTCGTGCGACTGTTTCTCTATACTTGAATATTTATAATATCTTCGTACATCTATTAAGCCTTTTAGGTGTTTTAGGCGGCGATGACTAA
- a CDS encoding TusE/DsrC/DsvC family sulfur relay protein: MTIIYNNQSLATDKQGYLLDFTQWNEDVAVLLASTDEIELLEAHWEVIRFVREFYLTYNTSPAIRALTKAMKAEFGEEKASSRYLYRLFKEGPAKQATKYAGLPKPARCI, encoded by the coding sequence ATGACAATAATATATAACAACCAAAGCTTAGCCACGGATAAACAAGGCTATTTGCTCGATTTTACACAATGGAATGAAGACGTAGCTGTTTTACTTGCAAGCACTGACGAAATAGAGCTTTTAGAAGCCCATTGGGAAGTTATTCGCTTTGTACGAGAGTTTTACCTAACTTACAATACTTCACCTGCTATTCGCGCCTTAACTAAAGCCATGAAAGCAGAATTTGGTGAAGAAAAAGCGAGCAGTCGATATTTGTATCGATTGTTTAAAGAAGGCCCGGCGAAACAAGCCACTAAGTATGCTGGCTTACCGAAACCGGCAAGGTGTATTTAA